Proteins found in one Streptomyces sp. NBC_00461 genomic segment:
- the femX gene encoding peptidoglycan bridge formation glycyltransferase FemX: MSLTLRTISREQHLAYIQSLPSASHMQVPAWADVKAEWRSESLGWFDERTGEMVGAGLVLYRQLPKIKRYLAYLPEGPVINWFAPNLTEWLEPMLAHLKQQGAFSVKMGPPVIIRRWEAGSIKQGIQNPDVKRLRDIEADFIEPRAFEVADKLRRMGWQQGEDGGAGFGDVQPRYVFQVPLANRSLEEVHKNFNQLWRRNIKKAEKAGVEVVQGGYQDLDEWQRLYEITAVRDHFRPRPLSYFQRMWTALNTEDPNRMRLYFARHNGVNLSAATMLIVGGHVWYSYGASDNIGREVRPSNAMQWRMLRDAYALGATAYDLRGISDSLDETDHLFGLIQFKVGTGGQAAEYLGEWDFPLNKLLHKALDIYMSRR; the protein is encoded by the coding sequence ATGAGCCTGACCCTGAGGACGATCAGCCGTGAGCAGCATCTGGCGTACATCCAGAGCCTGCCCTCGGCGAGCCACATGCAGGTTCCGGCCTGGGCCGACGTCAAGGCGGAGTGGCGCTCCGAGAGCCTCGGCTGGTTCGACGAGCGCACCGGCGAAATGGTCGGTGCGGGCCTCGTCCTCTACCGTCAGCTGCCCAAGATCAAGCGCTACCTGGCCTATCTGCCCGAGGGTCCGGTCATCAACTGGTTCGCGCCGAATCTGACCGAGTGGCTGGAACCGATGCTCGCCCACCTCAAGCAACAGGGCGCCTTCTCCGTGAAGATGGGCCCGCCGGTGATCATCCGGCGCTGGGAGGCCGGCTCCATCAAGCAGGGCATCCAGAACCCGGACGTGAAGCGGCTGCGCGACATCGAGGCCGACTTCATCGAGCCGCGCGCCTTCGAGGTCGCCGACAAGCTGCGCCGCATGGGCTGGCAGCAGGGCGAGGACGGCGGGGCCGGCTTCGGCGACGTGCAGCCCCGCTATGTCTTCCAGGTGCCGCTCGCCAATCGTTCCCTGGAAGAGGTCCACAAGAACTTCAACCAGCTGTGGCGACGCAACATCAAGAAGGCCGAGAAGGCAGGCGTCGAAGTCGTCCAGGGCGGCTATCAGGACCTCGACGAGTGGCAGCGGCTGTACGAGATCACCGCCGTGCGCGACCACTTCCGGCCTCGCCCGCTGTCGTACTTCCAACGCATGTGGACGGCCCTCAACACCGAGGACCCCAACCGGATGCGGCTGTACTTCGCACGGCACAACGGCGTGAACCTGTCGGCGGCGACCATGCTGATCGTCGGCGGTCACGTCTGGTACTCCTACGGCGCCTCCGACAACATCGGTCGTGAGGTCCGGCCCTCGAACGCGATGCAGTGGCGGATGCTGCGTGACGCCTACGCGCTCGGCGCGACCGCGTATGACCTGCGGGGCATCTCCGACTCGCTGGACGAGACGGACCACCTCTTCGGCCTGATCCAGTTCAAGGTGGGCACCGGCGGTCAGGCCGCCGAGTACCTCGGCGAGTGGGACTTCCCGTTGAACAAGCTGCTCCACAAGGCGCTCGACATCTACATGTCGCGCCGCTGA
- a CDS encoding glycosyltransferase family 87 protein, giving the protein MPSAESTQASVHEPDPVRPTKEDEVAASGSELIGGPLGRRALLGTSWWTPVRVIVLVAIGMFALGLIQKAPCYNGAWFFGASSQYTKACYSDIPHLYQGRGFADGLVPYFDKLSGDMPYLEYPVLTGVFMEVASWLTPGSGSIQDQEQWYWMVNAGMLMACAAVIAVCVTRTHARRPWDGLLVALAPAFALTATINWDLLAVALTAAAMLMWSRGRSVAFGVLLGLATAAKLYPVFLLGPLLLLCWRAGKWRDFGKALGGTVVAWLAVNLPVMLFAWDGWSQFYKFSHDRGVDFGSFWLIMAQNSTNPLSTDTVNNLATALVVLCCVGIAVLTMTAPRRPRFAQLAFLIVAAFILTNKVYSPQYVLWLVPLAVLARPKWRDILIWQACEIAYFLGIWMYLAYTTSGEAHKGLPQDGYHWAIAVHLLGTLYLCVIVVRDILMPERDPVRRAGDDDPSGGVLDGAEDVFALGAAAHPPRHAAHFDGPQVEWGSHGTTSSTESSL; this is encoded by the coding sequence ATGCCCAGCGCAGAATCGACGCAAGCGAGCGTGCACGAGCCGGACCCGGTGCGGCCGACCAAGGAGGATGAGGTCGCCGCGTCCGGCAGTGAGCTGATCGGCGGTCCCCTCGGGCGGCGGGCCCTGCTTGGGACGTCCTGGTGGACTCCCGTCCGGGTCATCGTGCTCGTGGCGATCGGCATGTTCGCTCTCGGACTGATCCAGAAGGCACCCTGCTACAACGGCGCCTGGTTCTTCGGCGCCAGCTCGCAGTACACGAAGGCGTGCTATTCGGACATCCCGCACCTCTATCAGGGGCGCGGTTTCGCCGACGGTCTCGTGCCGTACTTCGACAAGCTCTCCGGTGACATGCCGTACCTCGAATACCCGGTCCTGACCGGTGTGTTCATGGAGGTGGCCTCCTGGCTCACGCCGGGCAGCGGCAGCATCCAGGACCAGGAACAGTGGTACTGGATGGTCAACGCCGGGATGCTGATGGCGTGCGCGGCCGTCATCGCCGTCTGCGTGACCCGCACGCACGCCCGGCGCCCGTGGGACGGACTGCTGGTCGCCCTGGCGCCCGCCTTCGCGCTGACCGCGACCATCAACTGGGACCTGCTGGCGGTCGCTCTGACGGCCGCGGCGATGCTGATGTGGTCCCGGGGGCGCTCCGTCGCCTTCGGAGTCCTCCTGGGGCTTGCTACGGCCGCCAAGCTCTATCCCGTCTTCTTGCTCGGCCCGCTGCTCCTGCTGTGCTGGCGTGCGGGCAAATGGCGGGACTTCGGCAAGGCTCTGGGAGGCACGGTCGTCGCCTGGCTCGCCGTGAACCTGCCGGTGATGCTCTTCGCCTGGGACGGCTGGTCGCAGTTCTACAAGTTCAGCCACGACCGGGGCGTGGACTTCGGGTCCTTCTGGCTGATCATGGCCCAGAACTCGACCAACCCGCTCAGCACCGACACCGTCAACAACCTGGCCACGGCGCTGGTGGTGCTGTGCTGTGTGGGCATTGCCGTGCTCACGATGACCGCTCCGCGCCGACCGCGTTTCGCCCAGCTCGCCTTCCTGATCGTCGCGGCGTTCATCCTCACCAACAAGGTCTACTCGCCGCAGTACGTCCTGTGGCTGGTGCCGCTCGCTGTGCTGGCCAGGCCGAAGTGGCGGGACATCCTGATCTGGCAGGCGTGCGAGATCGCGTACTTTCTGGGCATCTGGATGTACCTGGCGTACACGACCAGCGGAGAGGCTCACAAGGGTCTGCCGCAGGACGGCTACCACTGGGCCATCGCCGTACATCTGCTGGGGACGCTGTACCTGTGTGTGATCGTCGTGCGCGACATCCTCATGCCGGAGCGGGACCCGGTACGGCGGGCCGGCGACGACGACCCGTCAGGGGGTGTGCTGGACGGCGCGGAGGACGTGTTCGCCCTTGGCGCGGCGGCCCATCCGCCGCGGCACGCGGCCCACTTCGACGGACCGCAGGTGGAGTGGGGCAGTCATGGAACGACTTCCTCCACAGAGAGTTCGCTCTGA
- a CDS encoding single-stranded DNA-binding protein — protein MAGETVITVVGNLVDDPELRFTPSGAAVAKFRVASTPRTFDRQTNEWKDGESLFLTCSVWRQAAENVAESLQRGMRVIVQGRLKQRSYEDREGVKRTVYELDVEEVGASLRNATAKVTKTAGRGGQQGQGGYSGGGGGQGGGGWGGGSGGGQQGGGAPADDPWATGTPAGGNQGGGGGGGWGGNSGGSAGGGYSDEPPF, from the coding sequence ATGGCAGGCGAGACCGTCATCACGGTCGTCGGCAATCTTGTCGATGACCCCGAGCTGCGCTTCACCCCCTCCGGTGCGGCGGTCGCGAAGTTCCGTGTCGCGTCCACTCCCCGCACCTTCGACCGCCAGACGAACGAGTGGAAGGACGGCGAAAGCCTCTTTCTGACCTGCTCGGTCTGGCGTCAGGCGGCGGAGAACGTCGCGGAGTCGCTCCAGCGAGGCATGCGCGTCATCGTGCAGGGCCGGCTGAAGCAGCGGTCCTACGAGGACCGTGAGGGCGTCAAGCGCACGGTCTACGAACTGGACGTCGAGGAAGTCGGCGCCAGCCTGCGCAACGCCACGGCCAAGGTCACCAAGACCGCCGGCCGCGGTGGGCAGCAGGGCCAGGGCGGTTACAGCGGCGGTGGCGGCGGCCAGGGTGGCGGTGGCTGGGGCGGTGGCTCCGGCGGCGGCCAGCAAGGCGGCGGCGCTCCCGCCGACGACCCGTGGGCGACCGGCACTCCTGCCGGTGGCAACCAGGGCGGCGGCGGTGGCGGCGGCTGGGGTGGAAACTCCGGCGGCAGCGCTGGCGGCGGCTACTCGGACGAGCCTCCCTTCTAG
- a CDS encoding alanine racemase, producing the protein MALTLYVDTARWRAHHKHVQEQFPGLVPVCKGNGYGFGHERLAEEATRMGSDILAVGTTYEAARIKDYFGGDLLVLTPYRRGEEPVPLPDRVIRSVSSVDGVYGLVGARVVIEVMSSMKRHGISAQDLSQLHSAIENVRLEGFAIHLPLDRTDGSDAVEEVIGWMDHLRAARLPLHTMFVSHLKADELHRLQQQFPQTRFRARIGTRLWLGDHEATDYRGAVLDVTRVAKGDRFGYRQQKAASDGYLVVVAGGTSHGVGLEAPKALHGVMPRAKGVARAGLATVNRNLSPFVWGGKQRWFAEPPHMQVSILFVPTDAPEPKVGEELVAHLRHTTTQFDRIVDR; encoded by the coding sequence ATGGCGCTCACGCTCTACGTCGACACCGCGCGCTGGCGGGCGCACCACAAGCACGTGCAGGAGCAGTTCCCGGGGCTCGTCCCGGTCTGCAAGGGCAACGGCTACGGCTTCGGACACGAGCGGCTGGCGGAGGAGGCCACCCGGATGGGTTCCGACATCCTCGCCGTCGGCACCACGTACGAGGCCGCGCGCATCAAGGACTACTTCGGCGGTGACCTGCTGGTGCTGACGCCGTACCGGCGCGGCGAGGAGCCCGTCCCGCTGCCCGACCGTGTCATCCGCTCGGTGTCCTCGGTGGACGGCGTGTACGGCCTGGTGGGCGCCCGTGTGGTTATCGAGGTGATGTCCTCGATGAAGCGGCACGGCATCAGCGCACAGGACCTGTCGCAGCTGCACTCCGCCATAGAGAACGTCCGCCTGGAGGGCTTCGCCATCCACCTGCCGCTGGACCGCACGGACGGCTCGGACGCCGTCGAAGAGGTCATCGGCTGGATGGACCACCTGCGCGCGGCTCGTCTGCCGCTGCACACGATGTTCGTCAGCCATCTCAAGGCCGATGAACTCCACCGGCTGCAGCAGCAGTTCCCGCAGACACGCTTCCGCGCCCGCATCGGCACCCGCCTGTGGCTGGGGGACCACGAGGCCACGGACTACCGCGGTGCGGTCCTGGATGTGACGCGTGTGGCCAAGGGGGACCGTTTCGGCTACCGCCAGCAGAAGGCGGCCTCCGACGGCTACCTGGTCGTCGTGGCGGGTGGTACGTCGCACGGGGTGGGCCTGGAGGCCCCGAAGGCGCTGCACGGCGTCATGCCGCGCGCCAAGGGCGTTGCCCGGGCCGGCCTCGCCACGGTGAACCGGAACCTTTCTCCGTTCGTCTGGGGCGGCAAGCAGCGCTGGTTTGCGGAACCGCCGCACATGCAGGTCTCCATCCTGTTCGTGCCGACGGACGCGCCCGAGCCGAAGGTCGGTGAGGAGTTGGTGGCTCATCTGCGGCACACCACCACGCAGTTCGACCGCATCGTCGACCGCTGA
- the rpsF gene encoding 30S ribosomal protein S6, translated as MRHYEVMVILDPDLEERAVSPLIENFLSVVREGNGKVEKVDTWGRRRLSYEIKKKPEGIYSVIDLQAEPAIVKELDRQMNLNESVLRTKVLRPETH; from the coding sequence ATGCGTCACTACGAGGTGATGGTCATCCTCGACCCCGATCTGGAGGAGCGCGCTGTCTCCCCCCTGATCGAGAACTTCCTCTCCGTCGTCCGTGAGGGCAACGGCAAGGTCGAGAAGGTCGACACCTGGGGCCGTCGTCGTCTCTCGTACGAGATCAAGAAGAAGCCCGAGGGCATCTACTCGGTCATCGATCTGCAGGCTGAGCCCGCGATCGTCAAGGAGCTCGACCGCCAGATGAACCTGAACGAGTCGGTCCTCCGGACCAAGGTCCTCCGTCCCGAGACCCACTGA